Part of the Musa acuminata AAA Group cultivar baxijiao chromosome BXJ2-7, Cavendish_Baxijiao_AAA, whole genome shotgun sequence genome is shown below.
CTAATTTATATTCTAAGCGTCGGCGTTAGCATGTGCTTATGGAATGTGATGACGTAGTTGCCACTTTAGCTTTCGACATACAGAGAGAGAAGATAAGGCAGCGCACCCCTTTGGTCACGAATCAAGACGCAGGTGGTGGACGGAAACCGACGGTTGAGAGGGCTCGATGGCTTCGTCAAAAGTCGTGAAATCAGGGGAATAATAAAATGCGGGGGATGCTGTTCTCTGATGATCATGGCGGTTCACGAATTTTGAAACCCCCGGCCATGCAACGTGGGACAGGCGGGTTTCACACGTTGAAGTAGCCCTCGATGAGCAGTCGATGCATGAGATCACTGTATACGTCGAGAGTGATGGTGTCAAACTGCCCTTCCTTTTGGGGCCTTTGATCGAACACCTCTGCTGCACCAACAGCAATCATGGTGAGACagcagcgagcgagcgagcgagcttaCTATTTCTACTGTACCTGTCCTAACATTACTATAAAGAATGAGAACTgaagaagataaaaaagaacTGATACAACTCACAGGGGGACACCGGAGGACATGTGCCGGAGGAATACTCATCATTTAAGTACTCTGTGGTTGAGTACCGAAAATGGCTAATCCAGTAGCCCATATGCAGCAGATGCAAAGATATAAGTCCAACGCAAGCACATCCCATATGATAATGGTTGAAATGATCCATTGATACTCAAAAATAGGTCATCGATCGAATGAAATAGAACTAAGAATCCAATGGAGAATTTATGAGCTTTCTTCCACACACCGCTGACAGTGGAATGAGAGACAGGATGCAGTAACGAGATATCCTCGTTCCTCACTGGTCCAGTCACGGAGAGCTCGATCGGATTACAACCCGAGCTCCAGAAGTAGGCCTGCAAGAAAGAGAATTTGGATGGGGGGAAGAAATAGCTAGGAAATTTAGCTTCACACGGAGTGGGCAGAGTAACTCAACTTTCATTAAGCTCGATCACCTTCTCCTTCCTGTCTTCTCTGAAAGATTCGAAACCAGTGAAGGATCCTTTTGTCGACGAAGTATCGGTGATCCATTTGCTTCCATCTTTGGACGAGCAGAGTGGTGATGACTTGGCGATGTCGAACCCCCATGAGAGCATCCTCGTACCTGAAGCAGGGGACCTCACCGTCTCGATTTTGGACTGCTTGCAGGACGCGATTCTAATCGCTCGAGGGAGACATTTGAACTGCAACGAATCCGTTCCTTCTTCTTCATCCTTCCTTGAATCAGGCATCTTGCAGCTCCTACATTATTCAGATCATTCATTGAAACTTTGCAGCAGAAATGAAGCGTGAAGATTTCAAACAGCTTACTCTGCTTCCATTTCTTCCTGGTTCGACTCTGTGATGGTGTCAGCGAGGTTTATCTGCTCTGCCGGCCTCAGTCCGACCACTCTCTGGCTTTCCGAGAAGCAGTCGATTTCTCCCAGCATCATCGAACCCGGAAACGTCGGCGAGGGAGACTTCATGGTGGTGGTGAACCTTGGGTTATAGGTTGGAACGATTCCGAAGTTGTAATGGTCCTTCACGGAGATCGAACCGCATGTGATCAGCTGCACGAGCATGTCGGCTGCCTTCAGCTTCGCCCTGGACGGGATGAAAACTTCGTCCTCGACGATCCGCAAGTCCTTCCTCTGGCTTGGTTCATCTCGTATCAGCGACTCCAGCGTGCTCGTCCTCCCGCAAGaacaagcagcagcagcattagATGACGCCTCGACATTCTCAGGCCCCTCAGTCGGACATGGACTCATTCCGTTCTGTGTCTCGCTGGATTCCTTACCCAACGAGACACCGGCAATTCCACACGCTTTTCTCCCTCCTTGCTCGTCGGTTTGAGTGGAGGCATCGTGCACTACGGCGGGCCTGCGGACGTGGTGCTCGGCAGGGTTCGGTGAGCCCATTGCCGACGATGGGGTGGTTCTACAGCCAGTCTCCGGGGAGAAATCGCCGGAGGAGCTCGACCGATTGGTGGTGGGCGATAGCTCATCCGGTCGGGTAGTAGCAGGGGGATGTGGTGAAGCCGGCGACCGCAATCCAGGAGAGGTTTTCGCCTCCTTAACCACAACCGCcacggaggaagaagaagaagcagcttcTTCATGGTCTTTACAGGAATTCACAGGGGAATCTCGTTGATTCTGGATCTGCAACCTCGGATTGCTCATTTCATTGTGGCGCCGAACTAAACCATGGAATGCCGCATCTGGCTTCAATGATGTGGTAGAAGATCTCGCAAGGAAATCGAGGGATGGGGAAAGCAAATGTGGTCTCACCTGGAGGAGACTGATCCAGGAGCTCGGAACCCTTGAGCACGTACTCGTTGCCATGGGCGGGGAGGACGAGATCGTCCTCCCCGAGGTCGTGCCAAACGAACCCGTTCTTGTACCCCCTGCACCATTACTTCTTCCTCCATCAATCTGCACAACAGGAAGAATCGACTGCGAGTCTTTCTTTTACCTCTTACAAGACCACGAATACATGGCGGCCATCCGCTTTCCTCTCAGCGCATTGAGCCTCTCGATCACGTCTGCATTAATATCCCAAAACCAACAAGAACGAAAGCCAACGAATAAGAAGCATCGTACACACGCAAACCAATTCATCCACTCTACGGCATGCATCGACTTCAGCGGACCTTTGAGGTAGAGCCCTCGAGGGGAGGAGAGCAGCACCTCGATGAAGTGAGGGTGCTCCAGATGGCGATTCTTGCAGAGGTAGTACACCACCGGGACCTTCCTCCCTTGCTGCGGtactggcggcggcggcggcggcggcggctcagTCCTAGGTCTGGTTCTCTCTGGGCTGCTCTGCGATCCATACCTTCTCATCCTCCCCTCCGTCTGCTTCATGCTTCCCACGAAGCAGCAGAGAGGAAGGCCGAGTTCTTGCGAAGGGAAGGGATGTCACCCCTCCAATTTAGCAGCACTGACCCGAGTGGTTGGGTGTGTCAGAGAATTCTATGCATCTAAAGAGTAGACTGGCCTCATAATTTCAGAAAGGACGACCGATTGGACGTACTCGCCATGAAACCACTGCATGAAGGTGTCAACTGCGGCTTCCCTTTGCGAGTGTGGGGAGAGAAGCGGTGAGAGACCGCTCCGACTGCAGAAAAGAGCGACAAGATGCGGCCGCTGAGGCCAGCAGGCGGAAAGCGACCACAGCGACAGCATCTGTAGCATTGCGACTGATAGATTCTGGATAATCTTCCCACCCCATGTgcttttgtctctctctctctctctctctctctctctctcacagctcCATAATGCATATCTCGATGCTTCTCTTGCTGGTTGAGCTTCTTCCATGGCCTGCCTTGAACTGCCTCTTTGGCCTGCCTTTGGATCATTCATCGACATGCATGGGCTGTTCTTTTGCTCCTTATTTGTCTGCACAAACAGATCCAAGATTTGACTTAGCAGGTGGCAACAGCTGTTGATTGAGTGATTTGGATGCAGATCAAAATAGTGGTCCTTTATATAATGAGTGGAAAATTGGAGAGATAGAAACCGGTGCAGAATAATTGAGTCAGCAAGAACACGTAGGATGATGGGACTTCTCATTTCTTTGTCCTTCCTTCGCTCTCTGGTCGTGCTTGTCTTTCGTGTTCATGTATCATTGCGCGGATGCATGTCCTTTTGTAGGTTGACATGACATGTATAAAATATGTCACTGTACGCATTAACTAAGGTAATTGGGGTCAGAAAGATCACTTGAAGCTCTTGAAATATAACTTGGAAATCCTTGGATTATCCTCTTGTGGATCTCTTTTTCTGTACAAGTTTCAGTGGTTTATTTGTTTTTGTCTTCCTACTGGACACCATCATCTTACTTAATTTTATCTTATAAGATTGCTCTTGAGTTATTAGGTCATATCATTATGTTTAGCTTCCTTCTTTCATTTGCATAGATGAAGAGAGTTCAAGCTTCACCATGATGGAGGATGAATGGATCAGGTGGAGCAGCCATGGCAACAATTTGTCTTAAGAGAGTAGGCTGGGCCTTGTCTCAGCAGAGGACAGGGACGGGCTGCAAGAGACACTCTTGAGTTCATTGGATTCTTAATTgctcaatgtttttttttttttttgcaaagattAATCGATGAAGAcgagaataaaaaatatatatattagatattttgaatcaacatatacTTATAAGTGAGTACTATCATTAGACTAATATTTAAGGTATGATTGCTCAAAATGTTATTAAACCTACCATCTTATCTATTCTTATCATATTAAAGAGAAGAATGATAAATAGAGATCGTTGTCAACTCTATCTTATTCAGAGAGAAGTTATTTCTATCATTCCAACTCTTACCATTATTAAAGTATTTTAATTTAGATAATCATGAcatatgaaataaatttattatgTTAAGATTCATTTTAGCCCCTCTGATTAGATCGCTTAAatccttatggtttactcgtgtctaaaataactcatatattttttaaaaatatagtatataagcccttctcgtcaagtttgagttaataaaCGTTAAAGTCTGCTTACGTAacttgttgactcataataaacttttaatataatgacacgtataattttattttaaaaaagaatTAAGATCTATTTTAACCCATGTTATTTGGACATGGACTACTTAAGCAGACTTTAACGTTCattcatgtctaaaataattcaatgttttcaaataatatataaatatttttaattaaatctaaattaataGATATTAAAATctgtttataataaattattaatataataatatatataatttaagtttaaaaaatagataaatagAAAAATAGAGGTCGATTAGTTTATCTATTAGAGGCGGAGAAATATAGAACTAATTGATCCATTAGTTTTATATGTCCATAATCACATGACTCAAAATGCTTAATAAGGCattcatatatattatattatcatagttAATGACCTATTAATAGAATCAAAGATTGACAACCAACCTAGTGGTGATTATGTCAGACAAACAACCCCTCCTTCCTTCCTTTTCACAAGGTTAATTTTGATGGTGGTGCAATGAGGATGAGATGGTGCCAAAAACCCACTTTTGTCCACCCCATCTTCTTATTTCTCTTTCTAAGCACAAGTCACACATCATGGAATTTTTTGTATTTTGATCTCACGAATACACATGAATTATGATTGAAGTGCCAAACTATTGCCTCGTTCTATCATCATCTTTCTCAGGCTGCAGTGATTCTGACAACTCCCACACGACACGAAAACACTGAGAGGCACAGCCACCGGAATACACACCTCGATCTCTCCTGTCTTCTCATGTTGGGGATCGGTTATGCTTAGAGACTAAACCCGTCTCAAGAGACTGTTATCGTTAACACGAGGATTTATCGGCGTGGAGTGTTCCCGTCTTGTCGGGGCTCAAATCGCGAGACGAGTCGCTACCGGAGGCGGTGCCACCGTGTCGGCCTTGACTTTTGCCGACGTCCGACTCGATTCGTGTGCCACGTTGCCCGCCACGTGTTGCACGTTTGCGACCGGATGCGGGTCGCTGACCAATAGATTGACGAGCGCGAATCACGAGGCATCCTCATGTGAAGTTTAGGGTGTCGTCGAATCGGTAGCGTCCATCAAGCGCAAATAATGCACCCATACACGCCGCTCGTGTTTCTCATGGCGCCATAccctaataatattattattattattaatatccaTATTTATCTAataatttcttttatatatatatatatatatatatatatatatatatatatatatatatatatatatatatatatatatatatatacatataaaagaaATTATGCAGGAATTGGGAGATGGGTTTGTCGACCAAAGGAGAAACACACGTGCATGAACTTATTGAGGGAATCGACTCTCGTGAAGAATCACTTTTCATATAAAAGAAATAATGGTCCGATAGTGTGTTTAATTATGTGCTGAAGAATAAAGTATGTTCATTATTTCAATCCATGTACTTGGCGAATTTGATTTGAGATCTAGAGCACCAACTTGATAATATTTAATCGAATGACATTTAATATTCCATAGAGCCAACACTAGAAAATGATTTATTGTTTATTTAATTTCTTGGTGGTAAATAATTATTCAATTAATGGAAAAAAATTAGAGATAATTACTAAATCGATACCTCTTGATGGTCTTTGTTAAGCATAACCCGTTAATTATTTTGATGTGATTTAACTCGTATGATTGATTTTGATGTTCATGTAAGTGTGTagttatataatataaaataaaaaaggtaAAGAGAAATGATCTTTTTACATAATGTAAAGAAGATGAGATCCGTGTATTATcataactttgcatcaatcattaGATCTCATTATTgattatgatataaaataaagaaaacaaagtAGGGACGGCCTCTTGATATAATTGAAAAGGAATTTGCATTCATCTGACTTGTAATTAATCTCCCACCAAATAAATAGGGACATATATAAAATAACAAATGGGCAAGAAAAGTGTTTGAGCACATTTAGAAGGTGAGACATATATAAGCATAATAAATTCTTCTTTGGATCTATAGGATGAATAGTATAAAAGAAACTCTATCCAATCGAGCATAATAATAATATCCATGGAAAGATTTCGATCTTTACTTGTAGAAGGTTGAAACTTCGTATCACCCCTTTATGATCATGAAGAAATAACAATGAATTTACCTTCATCTAAATAATATGATATGATTCAATGTGACAAGTTGAATATATGAatagtaaaatatatatatatatatatataagtaaataattaatcaaaatgattaaaattaataaGATATATTCATGTGTCTTCTTGTTTGTGAGCACATTTAGAAGGTGAGACATTTATAAGCATAATAAATCCTCCTTTAGCTCTATAGGCTGAATAGTATAAAAGAGACATCATCATCGGCAAAtaggatataataataatattcatgGTAAGATTTAGGTCTTTACTCGTAGAAGGTTGAATCTTTATATCAATCATTTATAATCATGAAGAAATAACAATGAATTCACATTTACCTGAAGAATATGATTTGATTCAATGTGATAAGACATAATATACGAGTAGTGAAGAAAAAAAGTATAAGTAGATAAttaatcaaaataattaaaattaataagatGTATTCATGTGTTAAAGAATCAGGCTTAATGTCATTTAGAGAGTCGAAGAAATAACTCAAATCATTTAGAGGGTTCAAAAACTTGAGTAAGATATCATTTAAAGGATCGAAAAAATAATCCAAATCATGTACATGTACTCtttcataataatttttatttataatactcaagaaaaaaatatttaattagtaTCGGTGGGTATTAGTCGAACATGAACACATCGACGTTAcgattaatacaatcatagattgtATTAATTTGATAGATTTATTTTGTTATTAGGTAAGATCTCTTTGGGTACACCTAAGTTGAAGGATGAGTTTCTAATGGTCAAAAAGGTCAACCGAGTCAGTGGGTTTTgtcagaaagaaaataaaagaaatataagaaaTAGAGTAAAATTATCTGCGAAACCAACAAATAAACAAATCAgagatcataaaaaataataataataaaaaaaataaaaaagactgtATGATTCCCACGTGACTCTGAAGAAACATGTGACTCTGCTCGATCCTCATTTCCTTATCCTTTGCCAACCCTTACCTTATCCCATCAATCTCAATAACCAAAATGAATGAGACGCGACACGAACTGATGGCTCTGATAAGCTttcatttaatttaatttaatttaatttaaacctTATCATATTAATTGTCGACGACCAAAAtccattataaaaataaaaaaaaagcgcTCGTATTATTATTAATCGAAAAGCGATTTTTACGTCCCGCCCGATATCGCCAACTTGTAGTCTTTCCTCGGGGGAGGTGGGACCCACTCTAAGCCCCTCTGATACAGCAACGCGGGTATGCGAGCGGGTGGCGGTCGAAAGCGTAACGGTACCATCGGCTGTCATACCTCTCGTGGGCCCCAGACTGGGGTCCAGTGACATCTGTGTAACCGGGGCCGGGTATCGAACGTGGGTCGGGCGGATCTTCCTCTTAccgtcctcttcttcttttaagtTAACCGACCTCCACCCACGAAGACACCTCGATAACCAcatagcctctctctctctccgctctCCTCCTCCAGACAAAGGCGCCACCGCCACAGCGCCGGTTTCATTCCCTTCCTCTCGCCCGGCCACGAGGTGTCGCGGGCCCGAATCGCCGTCGCAATCGGTAACCCACTCGTCGCTCGTTTCCTTTTCTCGTCCTGTTGCTGGGTTTCGATATGGAGAGTGACACAGCTTCTCGATCGCGTCCTTCTTCCATGGTTCTTGGAATCTTGGGTCATGGGTGTGCGGAGATTCTTTGGCCTCGCCACCCGAATTTCTCATGTCATGTACTTCTTGATTCGCTGCTAAGAGTTGGGCTCTTGACGGACTAATCAAGAAAGAGAGGGAGGCGAATCCTCATTGGTTATGCTTCCTCGAGATTGAATCTGTGGTACCTACGTGGTACAAGAATTTGATGTGAGTTGGGTGTGTTTTGGGCCTCAATCTGCTTTTGAGATGAAAACAGTTGCGACTTCAAGAACTCATGTTAAATCACATCAGTTAAAAGATAGTGATGTGGTTTAGTTATTCACAAAGGTTTAGGTAACAACAGTTTGGATCAGTCAAGAGATGTTAAGGTAGTGTGCTTTGGGTCTTTGTTCGATGATCTGCCTTTGGCCAAGTTTTTATTTATGATCCTGTGTATCTAATACCAATTTCACTTATTTGGAAATAAATATTAATAGTTTTAAATTCGTAAAGAATAACTCATAGTGGTACTTTATTATTGTTTTTGAGAACTGGTTAAGCCATATATTAGAACTTGTATGATTTCAAAGTTGTTGTGCATTTAATATTGAATCCCTAGTTCTTTGGTAAATAGTCTTATACTTCCAAGGACCAAGTCCCCAACATCAATTGTATCTCTTCTTTCTTACAATCTATCTAATGGACTGAAGGGTATAATACATTGACAAACATAAATGATCTAGCTATTTAGGCATCATTCCTTGAGTTCTCTGGTAAAAAGGTCGGACACTTCCAAGGACCGAGCCCCCAACATTAATTGTATCTCATTTATCTTACAGCCTACCTAAAAGGATTGAAGGGTGTAACAAGATCTGGCTATTTAGGCTTCATTCCTTGAGTTCTTATATGTTTTGCATAAATGGTTCTTTATTATATTAAGTTTTCAATCTATGAAACTCTTTAACAATTATTATTGATCCTTACCTTTGGGAGATTCTTCCATGACTTTTGTATGTTCAAATTACTGAAGAGATTGTTTGGTGTAAACTCAAGGTTTGTGCACCAATTGATTCGTATTAAAGCATATTGCACTTTGCTTGTTGCAActtgtttctattttttttgttcttctagagCTGTTGCACAGGAACTGGAATATATTGCACATACAACATTATTTGAAATGCATgtctattattatttttgacaCATAAATATAAAAGTCTGCTTTGCTGAAAATGTTTGAAACTGGTCTctggaaataaaaagaaaaactacTTGGGTTTTGAAATTGTCTTGTACATTCTAATTAGAATGCATAATGTCTACCAACTGTGCGGAGTAAGCCTTGGATGCAGCctcttaactttttttttttttctaaatttttgtGGTACAAGGTTATGACACTTAATTAGGATATTGCTTGGACCCTTTGAAAATTTTCCTGCACCTTGTTTTTGTCTCTTCGTATGAATTTAACTGGAGAACATTCTAGGAAGCTTTTACTAGGGATTCCTTAATAGCATCTTAATTTTTGTTTTCTGGCTAAACTTTTGCAGCCGAAGGTTTTCTTTTGCCGAGGGAGTGAATCCTTCTATAAGTTATGCATGTCACTCCCTGGGGCACATGTTGATGATCTGGATGCACTTTCTTGTTGCAGAGGACCTATATCATCGTATGACACTAGTACCATCAATGACAAAAGGCTCTTAGTTAATCTGGTCAATAGACAGGATACTCTTGCTTGTAGTCCACATGTTAGCTTCAAAGTTGCCGAGGTTATACTTCCCAATGGGGACAAATATTATGGAACGCTACTGGGTAAAGTGCCAGAGGGATCCGGGAAGTACATTTGGAGCGATGGTTGTATTTACGAGGGTGAGTGGAGGAGAGGGATGAGGCATGGGCGTGGGAACATCACATGGCCTTTAGGAGCTGTTTATGATGGAGAATTTTCTGGTGGATACTTGCATGGAAATGGAACCTATACTGGGCCAGACAACTTGAGTTACAAGGGGCGGTGGAAACTGAATCTCAGACATGGACTGGGATATCAAACACATCCTAGTGGAGACATCTTCGAAGGATCTTGGATCCAGGGAGTGATAGAAGGCCATGGTAAGTATACTTGGCCTAATGGAAACATGTATGTTGGCGATATGAAAGGAGGAAAAATGTCAGGTACGGGTATTCTTACCTGGAAAAATGGTGATACATATGAAGGCAACTGGCTGGACggaatgatgcatggttttggagTGTATACTTGGATTGATGGTGGTTGCTATGTTGGAACATGGACCAGAGGTTTGAAGGATGGAAAAGGGTTCTTTTAtccaaaaggaagcaaaattccAACTGGACAAGAACTGTACCTTAATGCTCTAAGAAAGCGAGGATTGTTACCTGATTTCAAGAGACAACACCATGGTGCACGTATCCTTCATGCTTCATCTGTTGATATGGGAAAGATGAAGGTTATTGAAGCTCAAGAATCAGATAGTAGCTTGACTATAAGTATACCTAAAGGGCGATCAATAAATTTCGACCGGTCTCGGGCCAAACATGTATTGGAACGACGGTGGAGCCTTGAGGTTGCCATAGAAAAAGTTATTGGACATGTTACCACACTAGAATCTGTTGCGGAAAATGATGAAAAAGTGATCGATATGAACATTCCAATCCTTGAGAGGGAGTACATGCAAGGAGTTTTAATTAGTGAGATAGTAATCAACAACAGCTTTTTAATGTCACCTAGAAAAGGAAAAAGGCGTCAGAAGAGACTGATGAAGGAGATAAAAAAGCCAGGAGAGACAATAATAAAAGGTCATAGGAGTTATGATCTAATGCTCAGCCTGCAGCTTGGAATTAGGTAAAGCTAAGATTTGCTATTCAGATTTatggatatttttttcttttaatttaaaattattttgttgcTGGGCTAACTTCTCATTTTGTTCCTCTTTTAAGGTCATAATGGATTTTAGTGTCCTCTAGCAAGTACATGTTGCACTTGCTTTCTGCTTGCCTATTGTTggcatgtttcatttgctatcctCTTGAAGTTTCTTCAATTGTTGAAGCTTTTTGATGATGTTGGGAAAAGTTCAAAAAAGCGCATCTAGCTAAAAAGTTGGGCCAGTCAGATACAACATATGCTTGATTTAGACAAAAATGTTTTTTGAACAATGCTTGACGCTGGAACAGGATTCCTTTTAGAAAAGGTTTGCTACTGCATAATCAGTATGAGTACTTGAACGGCATTTACTACAATAACCAACTTAATTTTGATTGTAGGGCATATTTCAATTAATATTTCTGGTTGAGATAAAATGGGTGACTTGATTCAATTTTTTACAAACAGAAATTGTACATTTCTATTTAGATTAGGATGCCTCGACAAAGCACCAGGTACATGCGTGTTCCCTGATGACTGGACAGACAGTGTCATCACTTTGTCTGACAACAGTGTTCTCGTTGAGGTTCTTTTCCTAACTAGCATTCTTTTCATTCCAGCATGTTAACTTATGTGGAGGAAGAAACTAATAACATCTTCTGTGGTTCCTATATATTATAGACAAAATTTTGGGACCTTTGATCAACAGCATTGATCTAGACATCTAGTTGGACTTCGTTAGCATACACATAATACCAAGTAAAAAAACTATGTGATCCATGCCAATTGGGAGATACGATATATTTATAAGATACCTTGCAAACATTTAGCTGTAGCTATCGTCAAGCTTAGTGGAGAGCCAATGCACTGTGTTAATACGTGTTTTGGAACTTGGAATAGTACCTATCAATTAAAACATACATCGTTTTCAATTCAGGCTTCATCTGTTACACAATAATTAAGTAGCATCAATCACCATGCGCGGTAAGATAGGTCTCAACACGAAAATTACATCTGATGATAAGTTAGTGGGCTAAATTACATCTGAtgatattcttgtaatatgtggaATCCAAACTTTGAAATCATAATTGTTCTATAATCACCGAGATAAATGCCATTGGAGTGACACTGCACTCCTGAGATACATCTTGCATTCATGTTTATGTAGAGTTGATGAAGTTTCAAATGTAGTAGAATTTTCTATAGCACTTGCATTTTTTTAGTTAAAAATGGTGACAGCGATCAAAATTTTGTACTTACTTTTTCTATAATTTGATAGAGTGATCACATCTCTGATAACTGACGTATGCTTGGCTAATTTTaatcatatgtcataatttgagtTCCAAAAGGATTATTCTTCATGCATTTGTTCATGACCATTGTATTGTAACTTTGTGTTCTGAGGCATTTGTTTTGTTGAACTAAATTTCAGAAGGATTTGGCTCTCAATACAGATATTTTTATTACCCAGGTATACCGTAGGAAAAATTACACCAATACAAAGGCGTGAAGTTCGTGCCTCGGACTTTGGGCCTAGAGCAAGCTTTCGGATGAACTTTCCAAGAGAAGGTTCACAGCTCACACCTCCTCATTGTGCAGAAGATTTTAAATGGAAAGACTATTGTCCGATGGTGTTCAGGTGTGCAATAGTAACAAATTTTCCTGTGTTAGAATTATGGAAGATCTTTTAGTTTCAGTTAAATGTTCAAGGCTTTTAGAAGCTATTTGGTTATactttcttaaatttttattttacatcTAAAGGCTGGATTGGTCTGTTTGAGGAAACTTAATTTGATAGGTTTATACTATTATAGGTTATTGCATCATTATCTATTTATCTCTATTATATTCCCTCTATTCTTATTTCAGaacctatcatatatatatatatatatatatgtatatatatatatgtacatatatatgtatatatatatatgtacatatatatgtatatatatatatgtacatatatgtacaatatgtatacatatatatgctgaTCAATCATGCTAGCTTCAAGTGTACATTTTGAGACTCCATGTCTCCAACTATTTTATGATATAATTTATATCAACTCCATCGTCTCCAACTCTTCTTTTAAATGCCAAGATAGAAAAGCTTGCATATAATGCCATTGAAGTTTTTTGGAGAGAGAAAAGACAATGAAGAATAAAAAATCATTGAGAATAATAGGGGTTGTTTGGATACttg
Proteins encoded:
- the LOC135616676 gene encoding phosphatidylinositol 4-phosphate 5-kinase 9-like isoform X2; translation: MSLPGAHVDDLDALSCCRGPISSYDTSTINDKRLLVNLVNRQDTLACSPHVSFKVAEVILPNGDKYYGTLLGKVPEGSGKYIWSDGCIYEGEWRRGMRHGRGNITWPLGAVYDGEFSGGYLHGNGTYTGPDNLSYKGRWKLNLRHGLGYQTHPSGDIFEGSWIQGVIEGHGKYTWPNGNMYVGDMKGGKMSGTGILTWKNGDTYEGNWLDGMMHGFGVYTWIDGGCYVGTWTRGLKDGKGFFYPKGSKIPTGQELYLNALRKRGLLPDFKRQHHGARILHASSVDMGKMKVIEAQESDSSLTISIPKGRSINFDRSRAKHVLERRWSLEVAIEKVIGHVTTLESVAENDEKVIDMNIPILEREYMQGVLISEIVINNSFLMSPRKGKRRQKRLMKEIKKPGETIIKGHRSYDLMLSLQLGIRYTVGKITPIQRREVRASDFGPRASFRMNFPREGSQLTPPHCAEDFKWKDYCPMVFRNLREMFKIDTADYMMSICGCAALRELSSPGKSGSIFFLSQDDRFMIKTLRKSEVKVLLRMLPDYYHHVRTYENTLITKFFGLHRVKPSGGQKFRFVVMGNMFCTELRIHRRFDLKGSSLGRSTDNVEIDENTTLKDLDLDYSFYLEPSWRDALLKQIETDSRFLETQHIMDYSLLLGVHYRAPRHLQSYVSYHRSMTPDRLTVQSEEGE
- the LOC135616676 gene encoding phosphatidylinositol 4-phosphate 5-kinase 9-like isoform X1 — protein: MSLPGAHVDDLDALSCCRGPISSYDTSTINDKRLLVNLVNRQDTLACSPHVSFKVAEVILPNGDKYYGTLLGKVPEGSGKYIWSDGCIYEGEWRRGMRHGRGNITWPLGAVYDGEFSGGYLHGNGTYTGPDNLSYKGRWKLNLRHGLGYQTHPSGDIFEGSWIQGVIEGHGKYTWPNGNMYVGDMKGGKMSGTGILTWKNGDTYEGNWLDGMMHGFGVYTWIDGGCYVGTWTRGLKDGKGFFYPKGSKIPTGQELYLNALRKRGLLPDFKRQHHGARILHASSVDMGKMKVIEAQESDSSLTISIPKGRSINFDRSRAKHVLERRWSLEVAIEKVIGHVTTLESVAENDEKVIDMNIPILEREYMQGVLISEIVINNSFLMSPRKGKRRQKRLMKEIKKPGETIIKGHRSYDLMLSLQLGIRYTVGKITPIQRREVRASDFGPRASFRMNFPREGSQLTPPHCAEDFKWKDYCPMVFRNLREMFKIDTADYMMSICGCAALRELSSPGKSGSIFFLSQDDRFMIKTLRKSEVKVLLRMLPDYYHHVRTYENTLITKFFGLHRVKPSGGQKFRFVVMGNMFCTELRIHRRFDLKGSSLGRSTDNVEIDENTTLKDLDLDYSFYLEPSWRDALLKQIETDSRFLETQHIMDYSLLLGVHYRAPRHLQSYVSYHRSMTPDRLTVQSEEDAQEDEIAKYPRGLVLVPRASEESVVVGPHIRGSRLRASAAGFEEVDLLLPGTARLQIQLGVNMPARAERKWRRQDEDDGTTTEVYDVVLYLGIIDILQEYNMGKKMEHAYKSLQFDSLSISAVDPLFYSRRFLEFIQAVFPGNAQ